A stretch of the Lolium perenne isolate Kyuss_39 chromosome 3, Kyuss_2.0, whole genome shotgun sequence genome encodes the following:
- the LOC139837525 gene encoding uncharacterized protein: MYTDDTGLQFKFLNVYARLEKCEKWKEVRTSLSKSKTEQYNPDAPPACAAEGRPELGQKKQKELKRTNNPADRMQASIDKCWADLRSHADGRNDKFDGRWREMLANQGARIALLKTTVEAKKRNTDLAFLMGGGDMELMDEETRNWYQGHRNDILRATTSSPPAPTSSTSPSTSSTAAASTSTAAASSSPAAAASATACEETGPSDTAVPAGTADEPVSV, from the coding sequence atgtacacggacgacaccggcctgcagttcaagttcctcaacgtctacgcccgcctcgagaagtgcgagaagtggaaggaagttCGCACGTCCCTCTCGAAaagcaagaccgagcagtacaaccccgacgctccgccggcttgcgcggcggaagggcgccctgagctcggccagaagaagcagaaagagctcaaACGGACGAacaatcccgccgacaggatgcaggcgtcgatcgacaagtgctgggccgacttgagatcgcacgccgacgggaggaacgacaagttcgacggcaggtggcgggagatgctcgccaaccaaggcgcccggatcgccctgctgaagacgacggtggaggcgaagaagaggaacacagacttggcgttcctcatgggcggcggcgacatggaactgatggacgaggagacgaggaattggtaccagggccaccgcaacgacatcctccgagccactacgtcgtctccgccggctcctacctcgtctacctcaccatctacctcgtcgactgcggctgcttcgacgtccactgccgctgcttcatcgtcgcccgccgcagccgcttcggccacggcgtgtgaggaaactggtccgtcggacaccgccgtgccggccgggactgccgacgagcctgtctccgtgtaa